Proteins from a genomic interval of Kitasatospora kifunensis:
- a CDS encoding L-threonylcarbamoyladenylate synthase gives MQQIPPDQLDRAASALEAGELVIVPTSRWYMICADATNAPACRSIFEGKRRPTAKSLVLVTPSLADCEQRFVISDEAHRLAGAFWPGDLALLLPWRDPDEGARHSAVGAPALVTNSPGPLGSLASLTRTPIAATTVNISGDAGIDARGPAISPEEVADFLSLTGVKATVILDGGVCPAVNHLTIVDCSTTDARLVRAGLVHERAVEAVLGREILA, from the coding sequence ATGCAGCAGATCCCACCTGACCAGCTCGACCGAGCCGCCAGCGCGCTCGAAGCCGGCGAGCTGGTCATCGTCCCCACCTCGCGCTGGTACATGATCTGTGCCGACGCCACCAACGCGCCCGCCTGCCGGAGCATCTTCGAAGGCAAGCGGCGGCCCACCGCCAAGTCCCTCGTCCTCGTCACCCCGTCCCTGGCGGACTGCGAACAACGCTTCGTGATCTCCGACGAAGCCCACAGGCTGGCAGGCGCCTTCTGGCCCGGCGATCTGGCCCTCCTCCTGCCGTGGCGCGACCCCGACGAGGGTGCGCGGCACTCCGCTGTCGGTGCTCCTGCCCTCGTCACCAACTCCCCAGGCCCACTTGGGTCGCTGGCATCGTTGACCCGCACGCCCATCGCCGCGACCACTGTCAACATCTCCGGGGACGCGGGCATCGACGCGCGCGGGCCTGCGATCTCGCCCGAGGAGGTCGCCGACTTCCTGAGTCTCACGGGCGTCAAGGCGACCGTGATCCTGGACGGTGGCGTCTGCCCGGCCGTCAACCACCTGACGATCGTCGACTGCTCGACGACTGACGCACGCCTTGTGCGGGCTGGGCTCGTTCACGAACGGGCAGTCGAAGCGGTGCTCGGACGCGAGATCCTTGCCTGA
- a CDS encoding alpha/beta hydrolase, which produces MTSLIPRWRLRAKTFITAAAASLALLGMPAAAHADDGSTPPTLTDGSGLTQVGAATGTATNFVITVTTPQVAGQHHIKIILPSDYNANPTKRYPVLYFLHGAADDPIYQTYPALSESNKMITVIPDGGHRGWYSNWRDQNTVLGAQNWENFHLDQVIPFVDANLRTVATKQGRAVAGISMGGFGALHYAEDRPELFSQVASFSGDVDLSVDSMDLRLAAVASLTNAPGGFCDTGDCTGSYAPGVSSDALFGSPYPVFNADQLWNDADPTAHVGKLAGLGISIYTGSGRSPVGFEFWVEGANKHLRDHLDALNMPYYYQDYGNGTGWGTQCDGEHNAGCWAQDLVDYIPRLEQAFAAS; this is translated from the coding sequence ATGACCTCCCTCATACCCCGCTGGCGCCTGCGCGCGAAGACGTTCATCACTGCCGCGGCTGCCTCGCTCGCGCTGCTCGGCATGCCCGCCGCCGCGCACGCCGATGACGGCTCCACCCCTCCCACCCTCACCGACGGTTCCGGGCTGACCCAGGTCGGCGCCGCGACCGGCACCGCGACCAACTTCGTGATCACGGTGACGACCCCTCAGGTCGCCGGGCAGCACCACATCAAGATCATCCTGCCGAGCGACTACAACGCCAACCCGACCAAGCGCTACCCCGTCCTCTACTTCCTGCACGGCGCGGCGGACGACCCGATCTACCAGACCTACCCCGCCCTCAGTGAGTCCAACAAGATGATCACCGTCATCCCCGACGGCGGCCACCGGGGCTGGTACTCCAACTGGCGTGACCAGAACACCGTCCTCGGCGCGCAGAACTGGGAGAACTTCCACCTCGACCAGGTGATCCCGTTCGTCGACGCCAACCTGCGCACCGTCGCGACCAAGCAGGGCCGCGCCGTCGCCGGTATCTCGATGGGCGGCTTCGGCGCCCTGCACTACGCCGAGGACCGCCCCGAACTGTTCAGCCAGGTCGCCTCGTTCTCCGGGGACGTCGACCTGTCGGTGGACTCGATGGACCTGCGGCTGGCCGCCGTCGCCAGCCTGACCAACGCGCCCGGCGGATTCTGCGACACCGGTGACTGCACGGGCTCCTACGCTCCCGGCGTCTCCAGCGACGCCCTCTTCGGCTCGCCCTACCCGGTCTTCAACGCCGACCAGTTGTGGAACGACGCGGACCCCACCGCTCACGTGGGCAAGCTCGCGGGCCTGGGCATCTCGATCTACACCGGCAGTGGCAGGAGCCCGGTCGGCTTCGAGTTCTGGGTGGAGGGCGCGAACAAGCACCTCAGGGACCACCTGGATGCCCTCAACATGCCGTACTACTACCAGGATTACGGAAACGGTACCGGCTGGGGCACCCAGTGCGACGGCGAGCACAACGCCGGCTGCTGGGCGCAGGACCTCGTCGACTACATCCCGCGCCTGGAGCAGGCGTTCGCCGCATCCTGA
- a CDS encoding cytochrome P450 codes for MSTDSSARNCPFDFAEALSFDPTLRQLMNDAPVSRIRLPHGEGEAWLVTGYDDVRTVTTDRRFSRHAIVGRDFPRMTPEPIVQAEAINVMDPPASARLRSLVSKGFTPDHIERMRDRTRQVVNELLDRMQNQGPPADLMEHLAHPLPLITICEVLEIPEADRAQLRAHARTMMDVSPENKPDAVRAKADLRAYFAELTVERRRNPGEDLISALATARDGDEVLDEKELAVMAMVLLITGQDTTTYELGNLSYTVLTRPDVRAVLRERPEMLSQAIQEMLRFIPFRKGVGIPRVALEDVELSGVTIRAGDIVHVSYLTANRDGRRFERPDELDLERTSPSHMTFGWGAHHCLGAPLAVTELELALGTLLERFPEITLAKPAAELEWNRTSIWRYPLALPVTW; via the coding sequence ATGTCCACCGACTCCAGCGCACGGAACTGCCCGTTCGACTTCGCCGAGGCCCTCAGCTTCGACCCGACGCTCCGACAGCTCATGAACGACGCACCGGTCAGCCGCATCCGCCTCCCCCACGGCGAGGGGGAGGCCTGGCTCGTCACGGGGTACGACGACGTGCGCACGGTGACCACCGACCGGCGTTTCAGCCGCCACGCCATCGTCGGCCGGGACTTTCCACGCATGACTCCCGAGCCGATCGTCCAGGCCGAGGCGATCAACGTCATGGACCCGCCCGCCAGCGCCCGCCTGCGCAGCCTGGTGTCCAAGGGCTTCACGCCCGACCATATCGAGCGGATGAGGGACCGCACCCGGCAAGTGGTGAACGAGCTGCTGGACCGCATGCAGAACCAGGGCCCCCCTGCCGACCTCATGGAGCACCTGGCCCACCCGCTCCCACTGATCACGATCTGCGAGGTCCTGGAGATCCCCGAGGCCGACCGCGCACAGCTGCGCGCCCACGCCCGGACGATGATGGACGTCAGTCCGGAGAACAAGCCGGACGCGGTGCGGGCCAAGGCCGATCTGCGGGCGTACTTCGCCGAGCTGACCGTCGAGCGGCGTAGGAACCCCGGTGAGGACCTGATCAGCGCGCTGGCCACGGCCCGCGACGGCGACGAGGTCCTCGACGAGAAGGAACTCGCCGTGATGGCCATGGTTCTGCTGATCACCGGGCAGGACACCACGACGTACGAGCTCGGCAACCTCTCGTACACCGTGCTCACCCGGCCCGACGTGCGTGCCGTACTGCGTGAGCGGCCCGAGATGCTCTCCCAGGCGATCCAGGAGATGCTGCGGTTCATCCCCTTCCGCAAGGGCGTTGGCATCCCACGGGTGGCCCTCGAAGACGTGGAGCTGAGCGGAGTGACGATCCGGGCCGGGGACATCGTGCACGTCTCCTACCTGACCGCCAACCGGGACGGCCGCAGGTTCGAGCGACCCGACGAGCTGGACCTGGAGCGGACCAGCCCCTCCCACATGACTTTCGGTTGGGGCGCGCACCACTGCCTCGGCGCACCGCTGGCCGTCACCGAGCTCGAACTCGCCCTCGGCACCCTGCTGGAGCGCTTCCCCGAGATCACGCTGGCGAAACCCGCCGCGGAACTGGAGTGGAACAGAACGTCGATCTGGCGCTATCCGCTCGCGCTGCCGGTCACCTGGTAG
- a CDS encoding ATP-binding protein: MSVIPLPAATTAQPLPTIPAIPAHWRFPADHASVAQARRALANALPLSTPPQLSYDLRLLASELVTNAVRHGARADEEEMIELIYWIADGHHWLAVSDPGRNQPVLVSPNPKACGGRGLLLVNALCDLWAVVPRLPRGKTVVAGIRQHSAA; this comes from the coding sequence ATGTCTGTTATCCCGCTCCCGGCCGCCACCACCGCGCAGCCCCTCCCCACCATCCCCGCCATCCCGGCCCATTGGCGCTTCCCCGCCGACCACGCCTCCGTCGCCCAGGCCCGGCGCGCGCTGGCCAACGCGCTCCCCCTCAGTACCCCGCCCCAACTCTCCTATGACCTCCGCCTCCTGGCCTCCGAGCTCGTCACCAACGCGGTCCGCCACGGCGCCCGCGCGGACGAGGAAGAGATGATCGAGCTCATCTACTGGATCGCCGACGGCCACCACTGGCTCGCCGTCTCCGACCCCGGCCGCAACCAGCCCGTCCTCGTCTCCCCCAACCCCAAGGCCTGCGGCGGCCGAGGCCTGCTCCTCGTCAACGCGCTCTGCGACCTCTGGGCGGTCGTCCCCCGCCTGCCGCGCGGCAAGACCGTCGTCGCGGGCATCCGCCAGCACAGCGCTGCCTGA
- a CDS encoding helix-turn-helix domain-containing protein, whose product MPTRPVPTERQKRLGAELRKLRIAAGVSTEYAAGLLGLDRTKISNMESGVRVISPDRVRTLASNYTCADAAYVEALVALADQRERGWWEESRGTLPSGMLDIAELEWHAVRLHTVQAVHVPGLMHTEDYARAIFASVLPPLSRLEVELRVDHRIGRQRVLRRPDPVSYVGYVHEAALRMQFGGRQVMRAQLDHLCSESERENVILRVLPVECGSFPGAGHALLYAEGPVPQLDTVQLDSAHRPEFIDAEAQLAKYRAHLEWMAGAALSAERSRDFIHDIARNL is encoded by the coding sequence ATGCCGACCCGACCTGTACCTACCGAGCGTCAGAAGCGTCTCGGCGCCGAACTGCGGAAGCTCCGTATCGCCGCAGGTGTGAGCACCGAGTACGCGGCCGGTCTGCTCGGCCTGGATCGGACGAAGATCTCTAACATGGAGTCAGGCGTCCGTGTCATCAGCCCTGATCGCGTGCGTACGCTGGCCAGCAACTACACCTGCGCTGACGCGGCCTACGTTGAAGCGCTCGTCGCTCTGGCCGACCAGCGGGAGCGTGGCTGGTGGGAAGAGAGTCGGGGCACGCTGCCGTCGGGCATGCTCGACATCGCTGAACTCGAATGGCATGCGGTGCGCTTGCACACGGTGCAGGCCGTCCACGTGCCAGGCCTGATGCACACCGAAGATTATGCTCGGGCCATCTTCGCGTCGGTGCTACCGCCGTTGTCGCGACTGGAGGTCGAGTTGCGAGTGGATCACCGGATAGGGCGACAGCGCGTTCTTCGGCGGCCGGACCCGGTCTCGTACGTGGGATATGTTCATGAGGCTGCGCTACGAATGCAGTTCGGTGGTCGCCAGGTTATGCGGGCTCAACTCGACCACCTGTGCAGCGAGTCGGAGCGTGAGAACGTCATTCTCCGAGTCCTGCCGGTCGAGTGTGGCTCGTTCCCTGGCGCGGGCCACGCCCTTCTCTATGCAGAGGGGCCAGTTCCCCAGCTCGACACAGTCCAGTTGGACTCGGCTCACCGGCCGGAATTCATCGATGCCGAAGCCCAGCTCGCCAAGTACCGTGCCCATCTGGAGTGGATGGCTGGGGCGGCTCTGTCCGCTGAGCGGTCACGGGATTTCATACACGATATTGCTCGAAACCTTTAG
- a CDS encoding ASCH domain-containing protein: MTADLLRSPNTVLANAVDDALDVLRPRIREAAAERIVFTVGTQINGRPHIGTHLVQSLAFLIAEHARDEFGIDATVDFTALDNAPAKTISHDGRKCQLTYHHQLADHGIRALVTKHYAPLLDAMTRHTGIEYAVSTYTEQQAGPEFRAEFIRTLEHLDEIRYWLSPASGTAHIRLPCSVCGWAEKYADRTRLLELDDSGALFEAVCFDHGRYEADITPLGGGYIDLATLYRNVVKERSYPSDVAALHVMVKGGDWAPGCQLVDGAHAAIGEAAGPLPLRIFTPQILGSDGGKLSKSLLREAADAGLVMEGSPSGWLLDPSDWPGTHADYVNALSGLGELMLSNPRHFYRSYTTTALEALMTTRQPATSQSQAHGRPRNIQIYKQYFDLIASGEKTVEVRVAYDSMKRIKVGDLLNFTCRDENCLTRVTRVGRYRTFKEMFGTEDVKAVNPRATEAEQLRAIQAIFPAHKEALGVITFEIERVNPDE; this comes from the coding sequence ATGACTGCGGACCTACTTCGGTCGCCGAACACCGTGCTGGCCAACGCTGTTGACGATGCGTTGGACGTGCTGCGTCCGCGCATCAGGGAAGCTGCTGCCGAGCGAATCGTGTTCACCGTCGGCACCCAGATCAACGGTCGCCCCCACATCGGGACGCACCTGGTCCAGAGCCTGGCGTTCCTGATCGCCGAGCACGCCCGCGACGAGTTCGGCATCGACGCGACCGTGGACTTCACCGCACTCGACAACGCCCCGGCCAAGACCATCAGTCACGACGGCCGGAAATGCCAGCTGACCTATCACCACCAGCTGGCCGATCACGGAATCCGCGCCCTGGTCACCAAGCACTACGCCCCGCTGCTCGACGCGATGACCCGGCACACCGGGATCGAGTATGCCGTCAGTACCTACACCGAGCAGCAGGCCGGCCCCGAGTTCCGCGCCGAGTTCATCCGCACACTTGAGCACCTGGACGAGATCCGATACTGGCTCTCTCCCGCCAGCGGTACCGCGCACATCCGCCTGCCATGCTCGGTCTGCGGCTGGGCGGAGAAGTACGCCGACCGCACGCGGCTGCTGGAACTGGACGACTCCGGAGCCTTGTTCGAGGCGGTGTGCTTCGACCACGGCCGCTACGAGGCCGACATCACGCCGCTCGGTGGCGGCTACATCGACCTGGCCACCCTGTACCGCAACGTGGTCAAGGAACGGTCCTATCCGTCCGATGTCGCCGCCCTTCACGTCATGGTGAAGGGCGGCGACTGGGCACCCGGTTGCCAGCTGGTGGACGGCGCGCACGCCGCCATTGGTGAGGCCGCCGGTCCGCTGCCCCTTCGCATCTTCACCCCTCAGATCCTCGGCAGCGACGGAGGGAAGCTCTCGAAGAGCCTCCTTCGTGAGGCTGCTGACGCCGGACTCGTCATGGAAGGCAGCCCCTCCGGGTGGTTGCTCGATCCTTCCGACTGGCCCGGCACCCACGCGGACTACGTGAACGCGCTCTCGGGACTCGGCGAGCTGATGCTGAGCAACCCGAGGCACTTCTACCGGTCCTACACCACGACCGCATTGGAAGCCCTGATGACCACCCGCCAGCCTGCCACGTCCCAGTCTCAGGCGCATGGCCGTCCCCGCAACATCCAGATCTACAAGCAGTACTTCGACCTGATCGCCAGCGGTGAGAAGACCGTTGAGGTCCGTGTCGCTTACGACTCCATGAAGCGGATCAAGGTCGGTGACCTGCTCAACTTCACCTGTCGAGACGAGAACTGCCTGACCCGGGTGACTCGGGTCGGTAGGTACCGGACGTTCAAGGAGATGTTCGGCACCGAGGACGTGAAGGCGGTCAACCCGCGCGCGACCGAGGCCGAGCAGCTGCGAGCGATCCAGGCGATCTTCCCCGCCCACAAGGAAGCCCTCGGGGTCATCACGTTCGAGATCGAGAGGGTGAATCCCGATGAGTAG
- a CDS encoding arsenate-mycothiol transferase ArsC: protein MSSDRRKVLVICKGNHCRSPIAAAIITERSGGALDVRSAGTHDWHLGKPAHPLMIEAAAAFGYDLTGHRGAVLDTELLCWANDLIAVDDETALAVEVLAGPDRPVRILGSGITDPWGGKPQDFAKAIVEIQEATALFHST, encoded by the coding sequence ATGAGTAGCGACAGACGGAAAGTGCTGGTCATCTGCAAGGGGAACCATTGCCGGTCCCCGATCGCCGCAGCGATCATCACCGAACGCTCTGGCGGCGCACTCGACGTGCGCTCGGCAGGCACCCACGATTGGCACCTTGGTAAGCCCGCGCACCCACTGATGATTGAGGCCGCTGCCGCGTTCGGCTATGACCTGACTGGGCACCGGGGCGCCGTGCTGGACACGGAACTCCTCTGCTGGGCCAACGACTTGATCGCGGTGGACGACGAAACCGCACTGGCCGTTGAAGTGCTAGCCGGTCCGGATCGCCCGGTTCGCATCCTCGGTTCGGGCATCACCGACCCGTGGGGCGGAAAGCCCCAGGACTTCGCCAAGGCCATCGTGGAGATCCAGGAAGCCACTGCGCTGTTCCACTCAACATAG
- a CDS encoding NUDIX domain-containing protein — MSDFDAPEAVAQPRTAAGVLFFDEADRVLLVKPTYKPGWEIPGGYLHPGETPSEGVAREVKEELGITPPVGRLLVADWAPHPTEGDKLLFVFDGGILPAEERAQINLDGVEIGEYAFHTADQIDVLLIPRLARRVHAACDARSRAATSYLEHGTPRL, encoded by the coding sequence ATGAGCGACTTCGACGCACCCGAGGCTGTTGCCCAGCCGCGCACCGCCGCCGGCGTGCTGTTCTTCGACGAAGCCGACCGCGTGCTCCTCGTGAAGCCCACCTACAAGCCGGGGTGGGAGATCCCGGGTGGCTACCTCCACCCCGGTGAGACCCCGAGCGAGGGTGTGGCCCGAGAGGTCAAGGAGGAGCTCGGCATCACCCCGCCCGTCGGCCGCCTCCTCGTCGCGGACTGGGCGCCCCATCCGACCGAGGGAGACAAGCTGCTCTTCGTCTTCGACGGGGGCATCCTCCCCGCGGAGGAGCGAGCTCAGATCAACCTGGACGGAGTGGAGATCGGCGAATACGCCTTCCACACAGCCGACCAGATCGATGTGCTCCTCATCCCTCGCCTGGCCCGGCGAGTCCATGCTGCCTGTGACGCCCGATCCCGCGCGGCAACCTCCTACTTGGAGCACGGAACGCCTCGCCTTTGA
- a CDS encoding type III polyketide synthase codes for MAVLCKPAIAVPEHVITNEETLEIARRLHHDHPQLELALRLIKNTGVRERHLIQPIEKVLEHPGLDTRSTLFEAESKARVPEVVLRALEQAQVEPLQIDLIVYVSCTGFMMPSLTAWLINTLGFRPETRQLPIAQLGCAAGGAAVNRAHDFCSAYPDANVLIVACEFCSLCYQPVDLGVGSLLSNGLFGDGIAAAVVRGEGGTGIRLERNGSYLIPNTENWISYAVRSTGFHFQLDKRVPGTMEPLSPALRAVAEQHNWNVGKLDFYIVHAGGPRILDDLSRFLEVPPEAFRFSRATLTQYGNIASAVVLDALARMFDENSALDGHHGLLAGFGPGITAEMSLGTWASPDS; via the coding sequence ATGGCAGTTCTGTGCAAACCGGCGATAGCCGTACCCGAACACGTCATCACCAACGAGGAGACCCTCGAAATCGCGCGAAGGCTCCACCACGACCATCCGCAACTCGAACTGGCGTTACGCCTCATCAAGAACACCGGAGTACGCGAGCGGCACCTGATCCAACCCATCGAGAAGGTACTGGAACACCCGGGACTGGACACCCGCAGCACCCTCTTCGAGGCCGAATCCAAGGCCCGCGTCCCGGAAGTGGTACTCAGAGCTCTCGAACAAGCCCAAGTGGAGCCACTCCAGATCGACCTGATCGTCTACGTGTCGTGCACCGGCTTCATGATGCCCTCGCTCACGGCATGGCTGATCAACACACTGGGCTTCCGACCCGAGACCCGGCAACTGCCGATCGCCCAACTGGGCTGCGCGGCCGGCGGCGCGGCCGTGAACCGCGCCCACGACTTCTGCTCCGCCTACCCGGACGCCAACGTGCTGATCGTCGCCTGCGAGTTCTGCTCACTGTGCTACCAGCCCGTCGACCTGGGCGTGGGATCACTGCTGTCCAACGGCCTGTTCGGTGACGGGATCGCCGCCGCAGTGGTCCGCGGCGAGGGCGGGACCGGAATCCGCCTGGAACGCAACGGCTCGTACCTCATCCCCAACACCGAGAACTGGATCTCCTACGCGGTCCGTTCCACCGGATTCCACTTCCAGCTGGACAAACGGGTACCCGGGACGATGGAACCCCTCAGCCCCGCCCTGCGCGCGGTGGCGGAACAGCACAACTGGAACGTGGGCAAGCTGGACTTCTACATCGTCCACGCCGGCGGTCCACGGATCCTGGACGACCTGAGCCGCTTCCTGGAGGTACCACCCGAGGCGTTCCGCTTCAGCCGGGCCACTCTCACCCAGTACGGCAACATCGCCAGTGCCGTCGTCCTCGACGCCCTGGCCCGGATGTTCGACGAGAACTCGGCCCTCGACGGCCACCACGGGCTGCTGGCCGGATTCGGCCCGGGTATCACCGCCGAGATGTCCCTGGGCACCTGGGCCTCCCCCGATTCCTGA
- a CDS encoding phytanoyl-CoA dioxygenase family protein has translation MDPALINSYTQRTFAPELGGHPDLLGLFSSSGAAALAGALLGEFQPVSTTQIQVRIPESQLPEAQPEKAMHVDGVACPHLDPDELRTFSLLVGVVLSDITDPTGGALRYQSGGHLTMSEWFRDQWSLGVTDQVPPDVNTRTGTPFLGAPGDVLLMHHLVPHAVGRNLSREPRVMAYFRVSHVAHAEHRLESLRDPWLDYPGLAGLHQAEAPS, from the coding sequence ATGGACCCGGCCCTCATCAATTCCTACACCCAGCGCACGTTCGCCCCTGAACTCGGCGGCCACCCCGATCTGCTGGGCCTCTTCTCCAGTTCCGGGGCAGCCGCTCTCGCTGGTGCGCTGCTCGGAGAATTCCAGCCCGTCTCAACCACGCAGATCCAGGTCCGCATCCCCGAGTCGCAACTCCCCGAGGCGCAACCCGAGAAGGCGATGCACGTCGACGGCGTCGCCTGCCCCCACCTCGATCCCGACGAACTGCGGACCTTCTCGCTGCTCGTCGGCGTGGTGCTCTCCGACATCACGGACCCGACCGGCGGAGCGTTGCGCTACCAGTCCGGCGGACACCTGACCATGTCCGAGTGGTTCCGCGACCAGTGGTCCCTCGGCGTCACCGACCAGGTCCCTCCGGACGTCAACACACGGACTGGCACGCCGTTCCTCGGGGCACCAGGAGACGTCCTGCTCATGCACCACCTCGTGCCGCACGCCGTAGGCCGCAACCTCAGCCGCGAGCCCCGGGTCATGGCGTACTTCCGCGTGTCGCACGTCGCCCATGCCGAACACCGACTCGAGTCGCTGCGAGACCCGTGGCTGGACTACCCGGGTCTCGCCGGGCTGCACCAGGCCGAGGCGCCCTCGTAA
- a CDS encoding DUF6879 family protein — MELISASRRLELLFGEPAQEVRKLELRDFYEVDRPLFEAWRSGDRDAVEETMRGHRAFLTGKAALGFPYRRVRVISEPLSEYQRMAVELADPEERLRWLPRPLVSATPLPGNDCLIRDDLVIFNLIGGDNQQTEIQLSTDPDVVGFCNDAFERAWSLGVPNGKYKP; from the coding sequence ATGGAATTGATCTCGGCATCACGCCGACTTGAGCTGCTGTTTGGTGAGCCCGCCCAAGAGGTCCGGAAGCTAGAGCTAAGGGACTTCTACGAGGTAGACCGCCCACTGTTCGAGGCGTGGCGCTCAGGTGACCGCGATGCGGTCGAGGAAACGATGCGTGGGCATCGTGCGTTTCTGACCGGAAAGGCCGCTCTCGGCTTCCCTTACCGGCGCGTGCGAGTCATCTCCGAACCGCTCTCGGAGTATCAGCGGATGGCAGTCGAGTTGGCCGACCCCGAGGAACGTCTTCGGTGGCTTCCCCGCCCTCTCGTGTCGGCGACGCCGTTGCCGGGGAACGACTGTCTGATCCGGGATGACCTGGTGATCTTCAACCTCATCGGGGGAGACAACCAGCAGACTGAGATCCAGCTCTCAACCGATCCGGACGTGGTCGGGTTCTGCAATGACGCGTTCGAGCGGGCATGGTCGCTCGGTGTCCCCAACGGTAAGTACAAGCCCTGA
- a CDS encoding helix-turn-helix domain-containing protein produces the protein MSDQEPSESAKRALGTQLKELRRDTNLSGVELARRCGWHKTKVSKIEHGAQIPTEDDIRAWATACGVEGQIPELIAVSREIEQMWTDYKRWHRPGIKRLQFQAMDLYAKTKLLRAYESLFIPGFLQTVEYAKAQFTIHAKLHGLPLDDVEEAAQNRMVRKRFLGTGAPIFSFLLEASALTNNTGGVEVMSGQLDHLLEVMKLQYVSIGIIPQGRVRSLYPGEGFYLFDESLLKQEFWSGAFQTSRPENISHFVRVFAALRDQAVFGTAARSEIEAARSRLQGT, from the coding sequence ATGTCGGACCAAGAACCATCCGAGTCTGCGAAGCGCGCACTCGGAACCCAGCTCAAGGAACTACGCCGGGACACCAACCTCTCGGGCGTCGAACTCGCGCGGCGCTGCGGTTGGCACAAGACCAAGGTGTCGAAGATCGAGCACGGGGCACAGATCCCGACCGAGGACGATATCCGAGCGTGGGCAACAGCCTGCGGCGTCGAAGGGCAGATCCCCGAACTCATCGCGGTGAGTCGTGAGATCGAGCAGATGTGGACCGACTACAAGCGGTGGCACCGGCCTGGGATAAAGCGTCTCCAGTTCCAAGCCATGGATCTCTACGCGAAAACCAAGCTCCTCCGCGCGTATGAGTCGCTGTTCATTCCCGGCTTTCTACAGACAGTCGAGTACGCCAAGGCGCAGTTCACCATCCATGCCAAGCTGCACGGCCTGCCATTGGATGACGTTGAGGAAGCAGCACAGAACCGCATGGTCCGGAAACGGTTCCTCGGCACCGGGGCACCGATCTTCTCGTTCCTCTTGGAAGCGTCCGCGCTGACGAACAACACGGGCGGCGTAGAGGTGATGAGCGGCCAACTTGACCACCTACTAGAGGTGATGAAGCTCCAGTACGTGTCCATCGGGATCATCCCGCAAGGCCGGGTACGGTCGCTCTACCCCGGTGAGGGCTTCTACCTGTTCGATGAGAGCTTGCTCAAGCAAGAGTTTTGGTCGGGGGCATTCCAGACATCCAGACCTGAGAACATCTCGCACTTCGTCCGTGTGTTCGCTGCTCTGCGGGATCAAGCCGTGTTCGGTACTGCCGCTCGGAGCGAGATCGAGGCGGCCCGTAGCCGTCTTCAAGGGACCTGA